The sequence below is a genomic window from Rhinopithecus roxellana isolate Shanxi Qingling chromosome 7, ASM756505v1, whole genome shotgun sequence.
CCGATATGGGGAGAACTGTGTGTTTCTCCACGGAGATTTATGTGACATGTGTAGGCTGCAGGCCCTGCATCCGATGGATGCTGCCCAGAGATCACAGCATATACAATCGTGCATTGAAGCCCATGAGAAGAATATGGAGTTCTCATTTGCTGTGCAGCGCAGCAAGGACAGGGTGTGTGGGATCTGCATGGAGGTGGTCTATGAGAAAGCCAACCCCAACGAGCACCGCTTCGGGATCCTCTCCAACTGCAACCACACCTTCTGTCTCAAGTGCATTCGCAAGTGGAGGAGTGCTAAGGAATTTGAGAGCAGGATCGTCAAGTCCTGCCCACAATGCCGAATCACATCTAACTTTGTCATTCCAAGTGAGTACTgggtggaggagaaagaagagaagcagaaaCTCATTCAGAAATACAAGAAAGCAATGAGCGCCAAGGCATGCAGGTATTTTGATGAAGGACGTGGGAGCTGCCCATTTGGGGGGAACTGTTTTTACAAGCATGTGTACCCTGATGGCCGTAGAGAGGAGCCACAGAGACAGCAAGAGGGAACATCAAGCAGATACCCGGCCCAACGAAGGAACGACCTCTGGGAATTCTTTGAGGAAGGAGCGAACAGCAACCCCTTTGACGATGAAGAAGAGGCTGCCACCTTTGAGCTGGGCGAGATGTTGCTTATGCTTTCGACTGCAGGTGGGGACAACGAACTGACAGACTCTGAAGATGCGTGGGACTTGTTTTGTGATGAAGAATTTTGTGTCTTAGATCTATAGAAACCTTGCGTGGTATGTGAGCTGGTCTGCTGACCCCAGACAGCAGCTGTCCCCTATGGTGGTGTGGCAGTGCCTGTGTTCTCTCCTAGGCAGGCCTATCAACTCCAGGTGCTGTGGTAAGAATATTTACCCAGGGCCTGTCTTCTCAACCCCCTCACCTTTCCCCAAGGAGTGTGTTGTTTTCCCTGttgaaaaaagttacaaaaataagtcttaaagttagttagtttgtttgtttgtttgtttgtttgtttgttttttgagacacgagtcccactctgtcacccaggctggagtgcagtggcgtaatcttggctcactgcaacctccgccttccgggttcaagccattctcctgtctcagcctcctaagttactgggactacaggtgcatgctacaatgcccagctaatttttttgcatttgtagtagagacggagtttcaccatattggtcaggctggtcttgaactcctgacctcaggtatccacCTGCCgctgcctcccaaggtgctgggactacaggtgtcagccaccgtgcccagccttaaagttagttttttgtaacaggcatgagccaccatgcctggctttaaagttagttttttgtaacaggcatgagccactgtgcctggccttaaagtTAGTTTTTTTGTAACACGAATTTAACTGTCGGACAGTTAGTTTAGGTGTGTTGCATCATCTATTTTCAACCAGATTGTGTTTATGGACTTTTCACACAGTAATTTGAGGACCCCAGGTTCAAAACTAAAAGCAGTGGCCCTGCTTTGGGATCCAATGATAGGAGTGATGGGTGAAGGGATCTAAGCTGGCCAGTAGCCTTCTAAGCTTCTCAAACCTGCATAGATGCAGTATTATTGGCCTTGGTAGAAAACCTTGGTTTAGTGGTTTAAGTCTTGTGTGGCAGTTAGATCTTAAAGGACAAAGCAGTATATTGGTAGTTGTCAATATAGCAGTACTAGCtctgtttatataaataagaGAAATGGAGTTAGCCATAGAGGTTAAAACTACCTGGTTATCCCATATATTAACCCAAACTGGGTCTTAGATATACAGTTGTATTTAACGTTTTATGATCTAGTCTTTCCAATATAGGcattttctgaaaaacatttgTCCTCATTTGGGGCATTTTGTTgtgggtttcgccttgttggccaggctggtctcgaactcctgacctcaggtgatccacccgcctcagcctcccgaagtgctgggattacaggcgtgagccactgcgcccatcctgacactttgattttaaaCCAGTAAGACCTGTGCCGGACTTCTAACCCCCGGAATTGTTAAGatgatacatttgtgttgttctaAGCCATTGAATTTGTGgcgatttgttacagcagcctgacaTTTTGATTTTAACCCAATAAGACCCCTGCCAGAATCCTGACCTTCAGAACTGTtaagataataaaattgtgttgttctaagccattcagtttgtggaaatttgttacagcagcctgacactttgattttaacCCAATAAGACCTGTGCCAGACTTCTAACCTTCAGAATTGTTAAGATAATAAAACTGCGTTCTAAGGCATTCAGTTTGTGgcagtttgttacagcagcaataaacAACCAATACACATACTTTAAGTGGAGACCAATATTTAATTTTCCAtgcttttataataattataatgacaAGTTAATCATAGTAAATGCAAGtcaggaaaattttttttaatgtcttgaaGTTTAATATCTGGTTCAGAAAAGCATCTTTGTCCTATGAAAGACATGAGCTTAAAAAATTGTCATTCCATGGGAGTATAAATTGATACAACTGTTTGGAAGGCACTTTGGCAGTAGCtagcaaaattttaaatggaatattCTTTGGCTTAACAAGGTAATTCTAAGAAT
It includes:
- the LOC104662206 gene encoding putative E3 ubiquitin-protein ligase makorin-4 isoform X1 translates to MAEAAAPGTTATTSGAGAAAAEAAAAVSPTPISTVTAPTPRAGGGAGGSDGSDGSGGSGDSGACDDSGACDDSGACGGSGACGGSGNSWTKQVICRYFMYGICKEGDNCRYSHDLSDRPCGVVCSCFQRGYCIYGDRCRCEHSKPLKQEEATATELTTESSLAASSSVSSIVGPLVEMNTNESESRNSNFATVGAGSEDWANAVEFVPGQPYCGRTVPSCTEAPLQGPVTKEESEKEKTAVETKQQLCPYAAVGQCRYGENCVFLHGDLCDMCRLQALHPMDAAQRSQHIQSCIEAHEKNMEFSFAVQRSKDRVCGICMEVVYEKANPNEHRFGILSNCNHTFCLKCIRKWRSAKEFESRIVKSCPQCRITSNFVIPSEYWVEEKEEKQKLIQKYKKAMSAKACRYFDEGRGSCPFGGNCFYKHVYPDGRREEPQRQQEGTSSRYPAQRRNDLWEFFEEGANSNPFDDEEEAATFELGEMLLMLSTAGGDNELTDSEDAWDLFCDEEFCVLDL
- the LOC104662206 gene encoding putative E3 ubiquitin-protein ligase makorin-4 isoform X2, which produces MAEAAAPGTTATTSGAGAAAAEAAAAVSPTPISTVTAPTPRAGGGAGGSDGSDGSGGSGDSGAWTKQVICRYFMYGICKEGDNCRYSHDLSDRPCGVVCSCFQRGYCIYGDRCRCEHSKPLKQEEATATELTTESSLAASSSVSSIVGPLVEMNTNESESRNSNFATVGAGSEDWANAVEFVPGQPYCGRTVPSCTEAPLQGPVTKEESEKEKTAVETKQQLCPYAAVGQCRYGENCVFLHGDLCDMCRLQALHPMDAAQRSQHIQSCIEAHEKNMEFSFAVQRSKDRVCGICMEVVYEKANPNEHRFGILSNCNHTFCLKCIRKWRSAKEFESRIVKSCPQCRITSNFVIPSEYWVEEKEEKQKLIQKYKKAMSAKACRYFDEGRGSCPFGGNCFYKHVYPDGRREEPQRQQEGTSSRYPAQRRNDLWEFFEEGANSNPFDDEEEAATFELGEMLLMLSTAGGDNELTDSEDAWDLFCDEEFCVLDL